A genomic window from Cloacibacillus evryensis DSM 19522 includes:
- a CDS encoding glycine/betaine/sarcosine/D-proline family reductase selenoprotein B gives MVYKILHYINQFFAGVGGEDKADFEPKAVSGAMGPGVQLEKLFGGKADISMTYVCGDNYFAEHTDEVLADFAEVLAREEPDLIIAGPSFYAGRYGFACGHVIKKAQELLGIPGIAGMNNESPAVEMFRDDMYIIKTGNSVRAMKPALEDMAALVGKLLAKEPLGSAVFENYFHRHVRKNFFRAENGGKRAVDMLLKKMSGEPFVSEYLQEIPEKVAIAPPVKDLAKATVALLNTGGIVPAGNPDKIESSSATKYGAYSAAGCERLEAGKIISIHGGYDTSFANADPNRIVPVDVMRGLEKEGVIGKMHETFYTTVGTGASLLNGEAFGRGIAGALKEAGVDAAIMVSTUGSCTRCGAAITKEVERSGIPCAHITAIDPIAHTFGSNRVVHGVSIPHPLAKPNEDRETEYNERKNIILNALERVAK, from the coding sequence ATGGTATATAAAATCCTTCACTATATCAATCAGTTCTTCGCCGGAGTCGGCGGGGAGGACAAGGCAGATTTCGAGCCGAAGGCGGTATCCGGCGCGATGGGGCCCGGAGTGCAGCTAGAAAAGCTTTTCGGCGGCAAGGCCGACATCTCCATGACCTACGTCTGCGGAGACAATTATTTCGCCGAGCATACGGACGAGGTCCTCGCGGATTTCGCCGAGGTGCTGGCGCGGGAAGAGCCGGATCTCATCATCGCCGGCCCCTCCTTCTACGCCGGAAGATACGGCTTCGCCTGCGGCCACGTCATCAAAAAGGCTCAGGAGCTTCTCGGCATCCCGGGGATAGCCGGAATGAACAACGAAAGCCCCGCCGTCGAGATGTTCCGCGACGATATGTACATAATTAAGACGGGAAATTCCGTAAGGGCGATGAAGCCGGCGCTGGAAGACATGGCGGCGCTCGTCGGGAAGCTTCTCGCGAAAGAGCCGCTCGGCTCCGCCGTCTTTGAAAATTATTTCCACCGCCATGTGAGAAAAAATTTCTTCCGCGCCGAGAACGGCGGCAAGCGCGCCGTCGACATGCTGCTGAAGAAGATGAGCGGAGAGCCTTTCGTCTCCGAATATTTGCAGGAGATACCGGAAAAGGTCGCGATCGCGCCCCCTGTGAAGGATCTTGCCAAGGCCACGGTAGCGCTGCTCAACACCGGCGGCATCGTTCCCGCCGGCAATCCGGACAAGATCGAAAGCTCGTCCGCCACAAAGTACGGCGCTTACTCCGCCGCGGGCTGCGAGCGGCTTGAGGCGGGCAAAATAATCTCAATACACGGCGGTTATGACACCAGTTTCGCGAACGCCGACCCCAACCGCATCGTGCCGGTGGACGTGATGCGCGGCCTTGAAAAGGAGGGCGTCATCGGCAAGATGCACGAGACCTTCTACACGACGGTCGGCACGGGGGCGTCCCTGCTTAACGGAGAGGCCTTCGGGCGCGGAATCGCCGGAGCTTTGAAGGAAGCGGGCGTCGACGCCGCGATCATGGTCTCCACCTGAGGATCGTGCACACGCTGCGGCGCAGCAATAACAAAGGAAGTCGAACGTTCGGGAATCCCCTGCGCGCACATCACGGCCATCGACCCCATCGCGCACACATTCGGAAGCAACAGAGTCGTCCACGGAGTATCGATCCCTCACCCGCTTGCAAAGCCAAATGAAGACCGGGAAACAGAATATAACGAGCGAAAAAATATAATACTTAATGCTCTGGAAAGGGTTGCAAAATAA
- a CDS encoding GNAT family N-acetyltransferase gives MIETERLIMREITEADFEAASRILGDAGVMYAWEHGFSEEEVRRWIGECIRRYKDDGFSYLAAVEKTSGEIIGFIGPLVETIEGCRHFGVAYILMKERWGMGYATEGARASLACAFERLGAERVIAVIRPENSASRGVAERLGMEIEGRFIRHYRGKEMPHLIYAISKEKWKAASEIAPPSAGSV, from the coding sequence GTGATCGAGACGGAAAGGCTCATAATGCGCGAAATAACCGAAGCGGACTTTGAGGCCGCGTCACGGATACTCGGCGACGCCGGGGTGATGTACGCCTGGGAACACGGATTCTCCGAAGAAGAGGTTCGCCGGTGGATAGGGGAATGTATCAGGCGCTACAAAGACGACGGCTTCAGCTATCTCGCCGCGGTCGAAAAAACGAGCGGCGAAATTATAGGCTTTATCGGCCCTCTCGTCGAAACTATCGAGGGATGCCGCCATTTCGGCGTCGCCTACATATTGATGAAAGAACGCTGGGGCATGGGCTACGCGACGGAGGGCGCGAGGGCCTCGCTGGCCTGCGCCTTTGAACGTCTGGGAGCGGAACGGGTGATCGCCGTGATACGCCCGGAAAACAGCGCCTCGCGCGGTGTCGCCGAACGCCTCGGTATGGAGATAGAGGGGCGCTTTATAAGACATTATAGGGGAAAAGAGATGCCGCATCTTATTTACGCGATTTCAAAGGAAAAATGGAAGGCGGCCTCGGAGATCGCGCCGCCCTCCGCGGGGTCTGTTTAA
- a CDS encoding translation initiation factor, which translates to MKEKKNKKLTEGEGFSLSRQGPLGISLGALLGAEKTAEPAVSDAADSGTETKKASPPPAREKTQTETKISKVSLRRERAGRGGKTVTIVMLPQDYRGDTAALAKDLRKALGCGSAMEEGKIVLQGDIMERVEAWFLKKGAAKVTKSG; encoded by the coding sequence ATGAAAGAGAAAAAGAATAAAAAACTTACGGAGGGGGAAGGTTTTTCCCTCTCGCGCCAGGGGCCGCTCGGAATATCGCTCGGAGCGCTGCTGGGAGCGGAAAAGACGGCGGAACCGGCGGTTTCCGACGCGGCCGATAGCGGGACGGAAACAAAAAAAGCCTCGCCGCCGCCGGCCCGGGAGAAAACGCAAACCGAAACGAAGATATCAAAAGTCTCCCTGCGCCGCGAACGCGCGGGGCGCGGCGGCAAGACCGTGACGATCGTAATGCTGCCGCAGGACTACCGCGGCGACACGGCGGCGCTCGCGAAAGATCTGCGCAAAGCCCTCGGCTGCGGTTCCGCAATGGAAGAGGGAAAAATCGTCCTCCAGGGCGACATCATGGAGCGCGTGGAGGCCTGGTTCCTTAAAAAAGGGGCGGCAAAGGTAACAAAGAGCGGATAA
- a CDS encoding glycine/sarcosine/betaine reductase component B subunit, with amino-acid sequence MKLDFHKLYIKGLEWGEKTTVSDGVLYVNKEEAIQACGVFPAVASFSLHIARPGESVRILPVKAAVEPRCKLSRQGSMFPGIVGDMEQAGIGETLALKNCAVLVTESGDKEAKCRTGGLVDMSGPAAAYSPFSKTFNVVLCARVKPEVLKEETLTTDEACRLASFRLAVYLAQSCSDARADEVRTYELGKADERLPGVVYVMQLLAQNPEIIDFHVYGQLAGTTLIPTVVHPNEVLDGAVTTFLGAHCTVCADKQYMYEVQNSPVIEEFYEQHGKKVRFLGVIVHNEVTTMEGKLRASAFTAKLAKMMGASGAILVTEGHGNPDEDIMLNVKALEDEGVKTVIISDEMGGRDGRSPGLADWVPECGAMVSVGNMHQLLAVPKALETFIGNEDSMDIIRAVIDSHPEDSGLFYTELIHIPCSCAQAGISRLSADWI; translated from the coding sequence GTGAAGCTTGATTTTCATAAGTTGTATATCAAGGGTCTTGAGTGGGGAGAAAAGACAACCGTCAGCGACGGCGTTCTTTATGTGAACAAGGAAGAGGCGATCCAAGCCTGCGGCGTTTTTCCGGCCGTAGCCTCTTTTTCACTGCACATTGCGCGCCCGGGGGAGAGTGTCAGGATCTTGCCGGTCAAGGCCGCAGTCGAGCCGAGATGTAAGCTTTCACGGCAGGGATCGATGTTCCCTGGTATTGTGGGAGATATGGAGCAGGCGGGGATCGGAGAGACTCTCGCGCTGAAGAACTGCGCCGTGCTCGTAACGGAGAGCGGCGATAAAGAGGCGAAATGCCGAACGGGCGGGCTGGTGGATATGAGCGGACCGGCCGCGGCTTATTCGCCATTTTCAAAGACTTTCAACGTCGTCCTCTGCGCCCGCGTAAAGCCCGAGGTTTTAAAGGAAGAGACGCTGACGACGGATGAAGCCTGCCGCCTCGCCTCTTTCCGCCTCGCCGTCTATCTCGCGCAAAGCTGCTCGGATGCGAGGGCCGACGAGGTCAGGACGTATGAGCTCGGCAAGGCCGACGAGAGGCTGCCCGGCGTCGTATATGTCATGCAGCTGCTGGCCCAGAACCCCGAGATCATCGATTTTCACGTCTACGGGCAGCTTGCCGGCACGACGCTGATACCGACCGTCGTCCATCCCAACGAGGTGCTCGACGGCGCGGTGACGACGTTCCTCGGCGCTCACTGCACGGTCTGCGCGGACAAGCAGTATATGTATGAGGTCCAGAACAGCCCCGTGATCGAAGAGTTTTACGAACAGCACGGCAAGAAGGTCCGCTTTCTCGGCGTCATCGTGCATAACGAGGTCACGACGATGGAGGGTAAGCTCCGCGCCAGCGCCTTTACGGCGAAGCTCGCGAAGATGATGGGCGCAAGCGGCGCGATCCTCGTCACGGAGGGCCACGGCAATCCTGACGAAGATATCATGCTCAACGTCAAGGCTCTGGAAGACGAGGGCGTGAAGACGGTCATCATCTCCGACGAGATGGGCGGCCGCGACGGCAGGAGCCCCGGGCTCGCGGACTGGGTCCCGGAGTGCGGCGCGATGGTGAGCGTAGGCAATATGCACCAGCTCCTCGCCGTACCCAAGGCGCTGGAGACATTTATCGGCAACGAGGATTCGATGGATATCATCCGCGCCGTCATCGACAGCCATCCGGAGGACAGCGGGCTGTTTTACACCGAGCTTATCCACATCCCCTGCTCATGCGCGCAGGCCGGGATCAGCCGCCTGTCGGCGGACTGGATTTAA
- a CDS encoding M14 family metallopeptidase has product MGGKKTELLQFQTEEGRKFELPVALVIGDAEGPDAVVTAGIHGGEFCGVLAAVKLFRELSPSDVKGSVKIITVCDTSAFESRRVSLSPLGGDNLNRNFPGRTKGDHRDMLAAKIFDEIKGADYHMDLHCGEVLERSAPFAIYHRGRKGDLNDRSHEMAYYYGLPNIMITETDGRWSDKGTCYASVYENIGIPSVLFQTGGLGIASADNVNTHTEGIKNVMRRFGSLRGSVQPVGRPQIFENMELVCTKGSGIHYRRVNVGDAVKRGQMIGMLTDYFGTPTEKILSPIDGKVLFISESSAMSERDFVAAIGVGR; this is encoded by the coding sequence ATGGGAGGAAAAAAGACAGAGCTACTACAATTCCAGACAGAGGAAGGCCGGAAGTTCGAACTTCCCGTCGCTTTGGTGATCGGCGACGCCGAAGGACCTGACGCGGTCGTCACCGCGGGAATACACGGAGGCGAATTCTGCGGCGTGCTGGCGGCGGTAAAGCTGTTTCGAGAGCTATCTCCGTCTGATGTCAAAGGCAGCGTAAAGATAATCACCGTGTGCGATACCTCCGCTTTTGAATCGCGCCGCGTGTCGCTTTCTCCCTTGGGCGGCGACAACCTGAACCGCAACTTCCCGGGCAGGACGAAGGGAGATCACAGGGATATGCTGGCGGCAAAAATTTTTGACGAGATAAAGGGCGCCGACTATCATATGGATCTTCACTGCGGCGAAGTGCTGGAAAGGTCCGCGCCATTCGCAATATATCATCGGGGCCGAAAAGGCGATCTCAACGACCGTTCACATGAGATGGCCTATTACTATGGCCTGCCCAATATCATGATTACTGAAACGGATGGGCGCTGGTCGGACAAAGGCACCTGCTACGCAAGCGTCTACGAAAATATCGGCATTCCCTCAGTCTTGTTCCAGACCGGAGGGCTGGGGATCGCCTCGGCCGACAACGTGAACACCCACACCGAGGGAATAAAAAACGTCATGCGCCGTTTCGGGTCGTTACGCGGCAGCGTCCAGCCGGTAGGACGGCCGCAGATATTTGAAAACATGGAGCTGGTGTGCACAAAGGGAAGCGGTATCCACTACAGAAGGGTCAACGTAGGAGACGCCGTCAAACGCGGCCAGATGATAGGGATGCTCACCGACTATTTCGGCACGCCGACGGAAAAGATCCTCTCGCCGATCGACGGCAAGGTCCTGTTTATATCCGAAAGCTCCGCGATGTCCGAAAGGGACTTCGTCGCCGCCATCGGAGTCGGCCGCTGA
- a CDS encoding sensor histidine kinase has product MNPGRVPLALRVAAAAALSALFFILICKFDNKYTYPSPQPIGGVLWLDAAALKKHPAGFLRDGWIVYPGKLLTPREIREGKWRREEIRIGGGALTDGKSPVGAATYHLRIRLPEEERGYALELPEIFSAYKLYVNGHETEQVGDPAAGLELTGARLISFRAASSADIVIAAANRNHFYGGLVYPPAFGETRAVQRIILARLARALAVVAFALASAAASLYFAVALAYVPARLYSLLCLAFIGSSSYPIIHALFDLPLRPWYALEIFCGYLAIALAVTLHNRICGVTGRCARVVECAAYLVAAASLAYGLLSPRLPFAAELFPEMIFLYKSAVAAYLIKGAIGAGTAGKTESSPLPLLCADVFFAASILFDRIYPEFEPIITGWFPEMGTFALVAAIGIQLWRDLAQAWRERRALRENERRAEKELGIHLSYIEALREKIDENRRFRHDHRQLLHTLTALAAGGDEKTLHEYIKNLENAAPPASAVKYSENAVIDALIGHYAAAAKKNGLPFDVIAPIPADFALSDTELCRVLGNLIENAADAAAGAKAPYVRVSGSETNAQSIIIIANSYGGTIKKRGGKYLSSKHEGAGLGIASAQKIAEQNGGSLIIETTEKTFTATLFLPKAGR; this is encoded by the coding sequence ATGAACCCGGGGCGGGTGCCCCTCGCGCTGCGTGTCGCGGCCGCGGCGGCGCTCTCCGCGCTCTTTTTTATCCTTATCTGCAAATTCGACAATAAATACACATATCCGTCGCCTCAGCCCATCGGCGGCGTTCTTTGGCTTGACGCGGCGGCCCTCAAAAAACACCCCGCCGGCTTCCTGCGCGACGGCTGGATAGTCTACCCCGGAAAATTGCTCACACCGCGCGAAATACGCGAGGGAAAATGGCGCAGAGAAGAAATACGCATCGGCGGCGGCGCGCTCACCGACGGAAAATCACCCGTCGGCGCGGCAACATACCATCTGCGGATACGGCTGCCCGAAGAAGAGCGCGGCTACGCGCTCGAACTGCCGGAGATATTCTCCGCCTACAAACTTTACGTCAATGGCCATGAAACGGAACAGGTCGGCGACCCCGCGGCGGGGCTCGAACTTACCGGCGCGCGCCTCATAAGCTTCCGCGCCGCCTCATCCGCCGACATCGTAATCGCGGCGGCCAACAGAAACCACTTCTACGGCGGCCTCGTCTACCCGCCGGCATTCGGCGAAACGCGCGCCGTGCAGCGGATTATCCTCGCCCGCCTCGCAAGAGCGCTCGCCGTCGTCGCCTTTGCCCTCGCGTCGGCCGCGGCGTCGCTCTACTTCGCCGTTGCGCTGGCATACGTTCCGGCGCGGCTCTACTCGCTGCTCTGCCTCGCATTCATCGGCAGCTCAAGCTATCCCATCATCCACGCGCTCTTCGACCTGCCGCTGCGTCCCTGGTACGCGCTGGAAATATTCTGCGGCTACCTCGCGATCGCCCTCGCCGTCACCCTTCACAATAGAATATGCGGCGTAACGGGCCGCTGCGCCCGCGTGGTGGAATGCGCGGCATACCTGGTGGCCGCCGCCTCCCTCGCCTACGGCCTCCTCTCGCCGCGCCTGCCGTTCGCCGCGGAACTCTTCCCGGAAATGATATTCCTCTACAAAAGCGCCGTCGCGGCATACCTCATAAAAGGCGCGATCGGTGCGGGTACGGCCGGCAAAACGGAATCCTCGCCGCTGCCTTTGCTCTGCGCCGACGTATTCTTCGCCGCTTCCATCCTCTTTGACAGGATATACCCAGAATTTGAGCCGATAATCACCGGCTGGTTCCCAGAAATGGGAACATTCGCTCTCGTCGCCGCCATCGGCATTCAGCTCTGGCGCGACCTGGCGCAGGCATGGCGAGAACGCCGCGCACTGCGCGAAAACGAACGCCGCGCCGAAAAAGAGCTCGGCATCCACCTCTCATACATCGAAGCCCTGCGCGAAAAAATAGACGAAAACCGCCGCTTCCGCCACGACCACCGCCAGCTCCTCCACACACTGACGGCGCTTGCGGCGGGAGGCGACGAAAAGACGCTCCACGAATACATCAAAAACCTTGAAAACGCCGCGCCGCCCGCCTCCGCCGTCAAATACTCCGAAAACGCCGTAATCGACGCGCTCATCGGCCACTACGCCGCGGCGGCGAAAAAGAACGGCCTGCCTTTCGACGTGATCGCCCCCATCCCCGCAGACTTCGCCCTCAGCGACACGGAACTTTGCCGCGTGCTAGGCAACCTGATAGAAAACGCCGCGGACGCCGCAGCCGGCGCGAAAGCCCCATACGTGCGCGTCTCCGGCTCCGAAACCAACGCGCAGAGCATCATCATAATAGCAAACAGCTACGGCGGCACAATAAAAAAGAGAGGCGGAAAATACCTCTCCTCCAAACACGAAGGCGCGGGACTCGGCATCGCCTCCGCGCAAAAAATAGCCGAACAAAACGGCGGCTCGCTCATCATCGAAACGACGGAAAAGACCTTCACCGCCACGCTGTTCCTGCCGAAAGCGGGACGGTAA
- a CDS encoding IS1634 family transposase produces MYIRANKSPNSPRKAIQIVESVRHGKSVSTRIIQHIGVAYSDEEEQQMRALGAKIIESLEQERAKKASSQTLLFEPSVEEAEEGICRYERPVEDGAYIKISDMVNEATIIEGPMNAAEKLYDLLGLDHIFKSSAREMGKVSLLKQALANTMAHPSSKRGMVQWLREACRSEVSVDRMYRLMDTLCEREETVKRIIKSQTEGLFASKPTLILFDATTLYYESFKEDGLRQCGYSKDAKFKETQIIMALAATTEGLPLWYEIFPGKTWEGDSIKSFVSDWRRNVYEESGGVVVADSGMLTKENMAKLNEEGLNYIVGARLKSMKKSEKAEILELSSYTSFTAPVHCFDEADSVSDTENKRILKYKVMKLEGGRNLLVTWDSKRAEKDACDREELLTRLEKKLNGSGKVKGKNLIGNRGTSRFLKVAEGENEASYERDTVKIEQDGKWDGLHGIMTDLPLGTEEEIREALSRYHSLWKIEESFRISKSDLKIRPMYHWTESRIRGHIALCYISFAMMRQLQKRLLLQQQDQMSVKRIREALLGETSVIIRDKSNGRRLRVPMEQTSEMKKINKVLGIKRTTVPREITSMVQYRNRYNSVQ; encoded by the coding sequence ATGTATATAAGAGCGAATAAATCACCCAACAGCCCAAGGAAGGCAATACAGATCGTTGAATCGGTGCGGCACGGTAAGTCTGTCTCGACCCGGATCATCCAGCATATTGGCGTGGCTTATTCAGATGAAGAGGAGCAGCAGATGAGGGCTCTTGGAGCTAAGATCATCGAATCTCTGGAGCAGGAGAGGGCAAAGAAGGCTTCAAGCCAGACTCTTCTTTTTGAACCTTCCGTCGAGGAGGCGGAAGAAGGGATCTGCAGATATGAACGCCCGGTCGAAGATGGCGCGTATATAAAGATCTCGGATATGGTGAATGAAGCGACGATCATAGAGGGGCCGATGAACGCGGCAGAAAAGCTGTACGATCTTTTGGGGTTGGACCATATTTTCAAAAGCAGCGCGCGTGAGATGGGCAAGGTCTCTCTCTTGAAGCAGGCGCTTGCCAATACTATGGCTCACCCCTCCAGCAAGCGTGGCATGGTGCAGTGGCTTCGCGAAGCGTGCCGCAGCGAAGTCTCTGTGGACCGTATGTATCGACTCATGGATACTCTGTGCGAACGGGAAGAAACGGTAAAGAGGATAATAAAGAGCCAGACAGAGGGTCTTTTCGCGTCAAAACCGACGCTTATCCTCTTTGACGCTACCACACTATATTACGAGAGCTTTAAAGAGGACGGTCTGCGGCAGTGTGGTTACAGCAAAGACGCAAAATTCAAAGAGACGCAGATAATAATGGCGCTGGCGGCGACGACGGAAGGGCTGCCGCTGTGGTATGAAATATTCCCAGGGAAAACGTGGGAAGGAGATTCAATAAAGTCGTTCGTCTCAGACTGGCGCAGAAACGTTTACGAGGAAAGCGGAGGCGTAGTGGTAGCCGACAGCGGCATGCTTACCAAAGAGAATATGGCAAAACTCAACGAAGAAGGGCTGAACTATATCGTAGGCGCCCGCCTCAAATCGATGAAGAAAAGCGAGAAGGCAGAGATACTGGAGCTTTCGTCCTATACGTCGTTTACAGCGCCGGTTCATTGTTTTGACGAGGCAGACTCAGTTTCAGACACAGAAAACAAACGTATCCTTAAATACAAAGTAATGAAGCTGGAAGGCGGACGGAACCTGCTTGTCACCTGGGACAGCAAAAGAGCCGAAAAAGACGCCTGCGACAGGGAAGAACTTCTCACAAGATTGGAAAAGAAACTTAACGGCAGCGGTAAAGTAAAAGGGAAAAACCTCATAGGCAACAGAGGGACCTCGCGCTTCCTTAAAGTTGCGGAGGGAGAAAACGAAGCCAGTTACGAGCGTGACACGGTAAAAATAGAACAGGACGGCAAATGGGACGGCCTGCACGGAATAATGACCGATCTGCCGCTCGGGACGGAAGAAGAGATAAGAGAGGCGCTCTCCCGCTACCATTCATTATGGAAAATAGAAGAGAGCTTCCGCATATCGAAGAGCGACCTTAAGATCCGTCCGATGTATCATTGGACGGAATCCAGGATACGCGGCCATATAGCGCTCTGCTACATATCCTTTGCGATGATGAGGCAGCTTCAGAAGAGACTGCTTCTTCAGCAGCAGGACCAGATGAGCGTGAAGCGAATCAGGGAGGCATTGCTCGGCGAAACGTCTGTAATAATAAGAGACAAAAGCAACGGAAGGCGTTTGCGCGTCCCGATGGAACAGACGTCAGAGATGAAAAAGATAAACAAAGTGCTTGGTATCAAACGCACCACCGTTCCGAGAGAAATAACGTCCATGGTCCAGTACAGGAACCGGTATAACTCCGTACAGTAA
- a CDS encoding GNAT family N-acetyltransferase yields the protein MNRIEAFDENFFSFAAMLGSAPGGSLLRFAAPSLAAASGQPYAGENYAIFGIGAGNEDVTAALSFFSERRAEFVAPWLPQTPYGLAQIFEERGLLRRRIYTSMYLPAESMRAGEPPKDVSRITEGEARRWGEAAWYAFGGDDAADTDSYRGYGAYLAAHESNMAFALEAGGRYLSTALIHETENTVGLYYFATLPEHRRRGLALRLMDGLTAALAHKGKPLVLLATEAGLPFYINYGFKVIDKVPICSLTEDI from the coding sequence ATGAATAGAATAGAGGCCTTTGACGAAAACTTTTTCTCTTTTGCCGCGATGCTCGGAAGCGCGCCGGGCGGTTCGCTGCTCCGTTTTGCCGCGCCGTCGCTGGCCGCCGCGAGCGGACAGCCCTACGCGGGAGAGAATTACGCAATTTTCGGCATCGGCGCGGGGAACGAGGATGTGACGGCGGCGCTATCGTTTTTCAGCGAACGCCGCGCGGAGTTCGTCGCGCCGTGGCTGCCGCAGACCCCTTACGGCCTCGCGCAGATTTTCGAGGAGCGCGGGCTGCTGCGCCGCCGGATATATACTTCGATGTATCTCCCCGCCGAGAGTATGCGGGCGGGAGAGCCGCCAAAGGATGTTTCACGGATAACTGAGGGAGAGGCGCGGCGGTGGGGAGAGGCCGCCTGGTACGCCTTTGGCGGGGATGATGCCGCTGACACGGATTCCTACAGGGGCTACGGGGCCTATCTCGCCGCGCACGAGTCAAACATGGCTTTCGCGCTTGAGGCCGGCGGCAGATATCTTTCGACCGCGCTCATTCACGAGACGGAGAACACCGTCGGCCTCTACTATTTTGCCACCCTGCCGGAGCACCGCCGCCGCGGCCTCGCCTTGCGCCTGATGGACGGCCTCACGGCGGCTCTCGCGCATAAGGGCAAGCCCCTCGTACTCCTCGCGACGGAGGCAGGGCTGCCCTTCTATATCAATTACGGCTTCAAGGTGATCGACAAGGTGCCGATCTGCTCGCTGACGGAGGATATTTAA
- a CDS encoding AraC family transcriptional regulator codes for MREKRRPVRRLWRRKSLRGMDFLTAENLPAERAASHLHHGYTISIVEDGILPVNFREFKLDLKPGDFLILGPDVPHNFNFSPQMGRCSYRTVFVKEEYLSNELKTAIARENLTISCFSDLTMWEDYLNIQRGIESGSESDIGEIIGRSEKLLSRMPDFVLSRMLVRSPHILTVKEYLKDNFAAAPNIEELAKIAHISPFYLMRLFKEEIGLSPHAYINQLRINKAKEMIEDGMPLLQITYELGFTDQSHFSKTFLKVTGVNPVHYGNIQRTVSE; via the coding sequence ATGAGAGAAAAGAGAAGGCCCGTCAGGAGACTGTGGAGGAGGAAATCTCTTCGCGGCATGGATTTTTTGACGGCGGAAAATCTCCCCGCCGAAAGAGCCGCCTCTCATCTGCACCACGGGTATACGATAAGCATCGTCGAGGACGGGATTCTGCCGGTAAATTTCCGCGAGTTCAAGCTCGATCTGAAACCGGGAGATTTTCTCATCCTCGGCCCCGACGTTCCGCATAATTTTAATTTTTCCCCTCAGATGGGCCGCTGTTCGTACCGCACCGTCTTTGTGAAGGAAGAATATTTGTCGAACGAGCTCAAGACGGCCATCGCGAGAGAAAATTTAACGATCTCCTGTTTTTCCGATCTTACGATGTGGGAAGACTATCTGAATATACAGCGCGGCATCGAATCCGGCTCGGAGTCCGACATCGGCGAGATCATCGGCCGCTCCGAGAAGCTGCTCTCGCGTATGCCGGATTTCGTGCTCTCGCGTATGCTCGTGAGGTCCCCGCACATTTTGACCGTTAAAGAGTATCTCAAGGATAACTTCGCCGCCGCGCCCAACATCGAAGAGCTGGCGAAGATCGCCCACATCAGCCCCTTTTACCTCATGCGACTCTTCAAGGAAGAGATCGGGCTTTCGCCCCACGCCTACATCAATCAGCTGCGGATAAACAAGGCCAAAGAGATGATAGAGGACGGGATGCCGCTGCTTCAGATAACGTACGAGCTTGGGTTCACGGACCAGAGCCATTTTTCAAAGACCTTTTTGAAAGTCACGGGTGTAAACCCCGTGCACTACGGAAACATTCAGCGCACTGTCAGCGAATAG
- a CDS encoding methylated-DNA--[protein]-cysteine S-methyltransferase gives MKCYAKYYFDGVGTLTLGEDDGKLTDLHFASSGTHPGGDLMMSETPLLAEACRQLGEYFTGERKSFELPLAPKGTPFQLRCWEALLRIPYGATTTYGDIARAVGSPKGFRAVGLANNRNPIAIIIPCHRVIGSDGKLVGFGGGLDVKSFLLMHEAQHLNQ, from the coding sequence ATGAAATGTTACGCGAAATATTATTTTGACGGAGTCGGGACTCTGACGCTTGGCGAAGATGATGGTAAGCTGACCGATCTGCATTTCGCCAGCAGCGGCACCCACCCCGGCGGAGACTTGATGATGAGTGAAACGCCGCTTCTCGCCGAGGCGTGCCGGCAGTTAGGCGAATATTTCACCGGAGAACGTAAGAGCTTCGAACTCCCGCTCGCACCCAAGGGAACGCCGTTCCAGCTGCGCTGCTGGGAGGCGCTGCTGCGGATACCCTACGGCGCTACGACGACCTACGGCGATATCGCGCGGGCCGTGGGTTCGCCGAAGGGTTTTCGCGCGGTGGGGCTGGCAAACAACAGGAACCCGATCGCGATCATAATTCCCTGCCACCGCGTCATAGGTTCGGACGGAAAACTTGTCGGCTTCGGCGGCGGCCTTGACGTAAAGAGTTTTCTGCTGATGCATGAAGCGCAGCATCTGAACCAATGA